The Pseudomonas alkylphenolica genomic sequence AACGCGTCTACGGCTATTACGTGCTGCCGTTCCTGCACAACGAGCGAATTGCCGCGCGGGTCGATCTGCGTGCCGAGCGGGCCAGTGATCGTTTGGCGGTGCATGCCGTACACGAACAAGCCCAGGGCCTGGATGAGGCCGGGATGCAGGCCTTGGCCGACAGTCTGTGGTGCATGGCCGCCTGGCTCGGCTTGAGCCAGGTGCAGCTCAACTGTCCGCGGGCCAGCGCTGCGCGATTGCGCCCGGCGCTGGCCCGCAGCGTTGTCAGCGGCGGACTTGCTTGAGGGTTTCGGCGATCAGGAAGGCCAGCTCCAGCGACTGGTCGGCGTTCATCCGCGGGTCACAGTGGGTATGGTAGCGGTCGGACAGGGCGTCTTCGGTGATCGGCCGAGCGCCGCCGATGCATTCGGTGACATTCTGTCCGGTCATTTCGATGTGAATACCGCCGGCATGGCTGCCTTCGGCCTGGTGCACCTGGAAGAACTGTTTGACCTCGCTGAGGATCTGCGCGAAGTCGCGGGTCTTGTAGCCGCTGCTGGCCTTGATGGTGTTGCCGTGCATCGGGTCGGAACTCCACAGCACCTTGCGGCCTTCGCGTTCGACGCTACGGATCAGCGCGGGCAGGTGCTCGCCGACCTTGTTGGCGCCCATGCGCACGATCAGGTTGAGGCGGCCGGGATCGTTCTCCGGGTTGAGCACGTCGATCAGGCGGATCAGTTCTTCGGTGTTCATGCTCGGGCCGACCTTGACCCCGATCGGGTTGTTCACCCCGCGCAGGAATTCCACATGCGCACCGTCGAGCTGACGGGTGCGGTCGCCGATCCAGAGCATATGGGCCGAACAGTCGTAGTAGTCGTTGGTCAGGCTGTCGCGGCGCACGAAGGCTTCTTCGTAGTTCAGCAGCAACGCTTCGTGCGCGGTGAAGAAGCTGGTTTCACGCAATTGCGGCGAGCTGTCCATGCCACAGGCACGCATGAAAGCCAGGGTTTCGTCGATGCGGTCGGCCAGCTGGCTGTACTTTTCCGCCAGCGCCGAGTTGGCGATGAAGTCCAGGTTCCACTTGTGCACCTGGTGCAGGTCGGCAAAACCACCCTGGGCGAAGGCGCGCAGCAGGTTGAGGCTGGCGGTGGACTGGTGATAGGCCTGGAGCAGGCGCTCGGGGTCGGGTACCCGGCTCTTTTCGTCGAAGCCGATGCCGTTGACGATGTCGCCGCGGTAAGCCGGCAGGGTTACTCCGCCGATGGTTTCGTCACCCGCCGAGCGCGGCTTGGCAAACTGCCCGGCCATGCGCCCGACCTTGACCACCGGACAGCCGGCGGCAAAGGTCATGACGATCGCCATCTGCAGCAGTACCTTGAAGGTGTCGCGAATCTTCGCCGCGGA encodes the following:
- a CDS encoding class II 3-deoxy-7-phosphoheptulonate synthase → MNQPWSPDSWRALPIQQQPTYPDAAHLLKVEQTLASYPPLVFAGEARELRRQFAEVTQGRAFLLQGGDCAESFAEFSAAKIRDTFKVLLQMAIVMTFAAGCPVVKVGRMAGQFAKPRSAGDETIGGVTLPAYRGDIVNGIGFDEKSRVPDPERLLQAYHQSTASLNLLRAFAQGGFADLHQVHKWNLDFIANSALAEKYSQLADRIDETLAFMRACGMDSSPQLRETSFFTAHEALLLNYEEAFVRRDSLTNDYYDCSAHMLWIGDRTRQLDGAHVEFLRGVNNPIGVKVGPSMNTEELIRLIDVLNPENDPGRLNLIVRMGANKVGEHLPALIRSVEREGRKVLWSSDPMHGNTIKASSGYKTRDFAQILSEVKQFFQVHQAEGSHAGGIHIEMTGQNVTECIGGARPITEDALSDRYHTHCDPRMNADQSLELAFLIAETLKQVRR